The window TCTGGGAGCTGCCCGGCCTTGGACACTTCGCGCCGGTGCTCGCGCCGCGGTCCGTCGCCGAGGAGTTGATCACTTTCTTCGAATCGGCCCGGCAACCGGCCTGACCTCAGGTCCGGTTGTACGAGTAGCCGCTGGAGAAAGTGTCCACTTGGGGCAGGTCGTGGCCGAGCCGGTCGCGTTTCGCGGTCAGGTATCCGACGTTGTGGTCGGTCGCGGGCGCGAGGAGTGGCACCCGTTCCACGACCGCGATGCCGTTCGCCTCCAGGGCGCGGATCTTGTCGGGGTTGTTGGACATCAACCGGACCGACCGCACCCGCAGGTGCTTGAGGATCTTCGCGGCCGGGCGGTAGTCCCTGGTGTCGATCGGAAACCCGAGCGTCGTGGCCGAATCCAGGGTGTCGAGCCCCTGTTCGTCCTGCAAGACATGGGTTCGCACCTTCGCGAGCAGCCCGATCCCGCGCCCCTCGTGTCCGCGCAGGTACACGAACACGCCGCTGCCCTCGCTGACGATGCGGTCGAGGGCGGCATCGAGCTGATCGCCGCATTCGCAGCGCATCGCGCCGAAGATGTCGCCGGTCATGCATTCGGAGTGGACGCGGACGAGCACGTTGTCGTGCGCGGTCGGCGTCCCGTAGACGAGGGCCATGTGCTCGTGGCCGTCGCGGAACGCGACGGCCCGGAACTTCCCGCGCCGAGTCATGAGATCGGACTCCGCGACGTCCTCGCGACTGATTGCCTCGTCCACAGCGTCCCCTTCAGCAGGCTCCGGCCGGACGGTCATTACGCTCGGTCGAAGGTCGTACGGTATCCGGTGCACTTGTGGAGGTCACCCTGTTCAGCATCACTGTTCGTGATCACGTGATGATCGCCCACAGCTTCCGCGGCGAGGTTTTCGGCCCGGCGCAGCGCCTGCATGGGGCTACGTTCGTGGTGGACGCGAGGTTCACCCGCGCGGAGCTCGATTCGGACAACATCGTGGTCGACATCGGGCTCGCGACCGAGGAACTCGGCAAGGTGCTCGCCGACTTCAACTACCGCAACCTCGACGACGAACCCGCGTTCGCCGGTATCAACACGTCGACGGAGTTCCTGGCGAAGGTCATCGCCGACCGGCTCGCCGAACGGGTGCACGCGGGCGCGCTCGGCGAGGGCGCGCGCGGGCTCACCGGGATCGCGGTCACGCTCCACGAGTCGCACGTCGCCTGGGCGAGCTACGAACGGTCCCTGTGAACGCTGTCCATGTCGTCCTGCCCGGTGGCGTCGACGACCCGGCCACGCCCAGCGGGGGCAACGTCTACGACCGCCGCGTGTGCCGTGGCCTGGTGGCGCTGGGGGTGGCGGTCCACGAGGTCGCCGTCCCCGGTGCGTGGCCGAGCCCTGACACCGCTGCCCGCGCGGAGCTGGCCGGTGCGCTGGCCGCGATCGCCGACGGGTCGGTCGTGCTGCTCGACGGACTGGTGGCGTGCGGCGTCCCCGAGGTCGTCGTCCCGCACGCGGGCCGGTTGCGCCTGGTGGTCCTTGTGCACCTGCCGCTGGCGGACGAGACCGGGCTGTCTCCTGAGCTCGCGTCGGCGCTCGACGCCGCCGAGCGGCAGACCCTGCGCGCGGCCCGCGCCGTCGTGACCACCAGCCCCTGGGCGACGCGCAGGCTGGTCGAGCACCACGGACTGACCGCCGTGCACACCGTGACCCCGGGAACGGACCCGGCGCCGACCGCGCCCGGCACCGAAGCCGGAACCCGGCTGCTCTGCGTCGCGTCGGTGACCCCGCGCAAGGGCCACGACCTGCTCGTCGAAGCCCTCGCCGCGGTGGCTGACCTGCCGTGGACCTGCGTGTGCGTCGGTCCACTCGGCGATCCCGGGTACGTCGAGGACCTGCGTCTGCTGATCGAGCGACACCACCTCGCCGACCGTGTGACCCTCGACGGCCCGCGCAGCGGCGGGTCCCTGGACCGCGCCTACGCGTCGGCCGACCTGCTGGTGCTGGCGTCGCGGGCCGAGACGTACGGCATGGTCGTGGCCGAGGCCTTGGCCCGCGGCATCCCGGTGCTGGCGACCGCGGTGAGCGGTGTCCCGGACACCCTCGGGCAGGCTCCGGCCGGCGGCACACCCGGGCTGCTGGTGCCCCCAGGGGATACCGACGCGCTGGCGGCGGCTCTGCGGCGCTGGCTGGCCGACCCCGACCTGCGCCGCGACCTGCGGCGATCGGCGCGTGCGCGCGGGGAAGCACTGCGGAGCTGGGACGACTGCGCTCAGGACTTGGCCGGAGTGCTGGCTAGGCTCGGCGGATGAGCTTCGCCCCGGAGTGGCTGGCGTTGCGGGAAAAGGCTGACGCCGACGCCCGGGCCGAGGACCTGCTCGTCCCGTTGCGGGAAAGTCTTGTGAACCGAAACCCCCTCCTCGTGCGTGATATCGGGTGTGGCACAGGATCGATGGGCCGATGGCTCTCCAGGCGGTTGGACGGCGGGCAGCACTGGGTGCTGCACGACCGTGACCCGCGGCTGCTCGCCGTGGCCGGTGCGACGGTGACCGGCCCGGGCGTGACGGTCGAGACCCGCGAGGGCGACCTCACCGCACTGCGCGCCGAGGACCTCGAGGGCACGTCGCTGCTGACCGCGTCGGCGTTGCTGGACCTGCTGACCGCCGACGAGGTCGACACCCTGGCCGCCGCCTGCGTCGACGCGGGCTGTCCCGCGCTGCTGACCCTGTCGGTGGCGGGCCGGGTGGAACTGGACCCGCCGGAGCCACTGGACGCCGAGTTCGCCGAGGCCTTCAACGACCACCAGCGCCGCGAAGTCGACGGCCGCCGTCTCCTCGGCCCGGACGCGGTGGCCGCCACCGTCGAGTCGTTCGAACGCCGTGGCGCGGTGGTGTGGACCCGACCGAGCCCGTGGCGGTTGGGCCCGGATCAGGCCGCGCTGGCGGGGGAGTGGCTCCGCGGCTGGGTGGACGCCGCCTGCGAGCAGCGCCCGGCTCTGGCCGAGGAGGCGCCCGCGTACTTACGTCGGCGTCTCGCGGGTGGGGTGCGGGTTGTGGTTGGGCATGTCGACCTGTTGGCGTTGCCGAGGTCGGCATGAATCGAGGGTTCCCGCGGGGCACGTGTTTCTCTGGATCGGCAACGCGTGGGTGGGTTGGTCGTGCGCGCTGGTCTCTCGGCAGCGCCGAGGTCCGGGGCGGCACGGTGTGCGGGTTTTCGGGCGGAGAGGTGGTGGGGCAGCGGCGGTCCATCCTTGCCGGTGTCGGCGTGATCCGTCGGTTCTGGCCCTGGCTGCGGCTCCTCCTGGCCCTCGCCATCCTGACCGCGCTTCTTGTGCGGCTTGGGGCGGGTGCGTTCGTGGACGGGTTGCGCGCCATCGACTTCGGGTCGCTGGTCGCCGCCGTGGGGATTGGGGTGGTCACCACCGTGTGCGCCGCCGCCCGGTGGTGCGTCGTGGCTCGTCGGCTTGGGCTTCCGCTGTCCCTGGGCACGGCCGTGTCCGACTACTACCGGGCTTTGCTGCTCAACGCCGTGCTTCCCGCCGGGGTCCTGGGCGACGTGCACCGGGCGGTGAGCCACGGGCAGCGGGCGGGCGACCTCGGTCGAGGTGTCCGCGCCGTGGTCTTCGAGCGGTTCGCCGGGCAAGCGGTCCTGGTCGCCATAGCCATCGCCGTTCTCGTCGACCAGCCCATGAACCTGTCCCTCGACCGCGCGGCCGTGATCACCCTCCTGGCCGTCCTCATCGCGGTCGCCGGGGTCGTCGTGTTCTGGCGTAAGCGAGCCGCCACTGTCTGGGCTGACGCGCGCGCAGGGCTGCTCTCCCGACGCGCCTTTCCACCGGTGGTGGTCCTTTCGGCGACGGCCGTGGCCGGACACCTCGCCCTGCTGCTCGTCGCGGCCAGAGCCGCCGGGACCGACGCGCCGGTCGCCCGACTCCTGCCGCTGTTCGTGGTGGCCCTGCTGGTGATGGCATTGCCGATCAACGTCGGCGGCTGGGGCCCGAGGGAGGCATTCCTGGCCGCCGCGTTCGGCGCCGCCGGGCTGGGCGCCGCCCAGGGACTCACGACGGCC is drawn from Actinokineospora alba and contains these coding sequences:
- a CDS encoding 6-pyruvoyl trahydropterin synthase family protein; its protein translation is MFSITVRDHVMIAHSFRGEVFGPAQRLHGATFVVDARFTRAELDSDNIVVDIGLATEELGKVLADFNYRNLDDEPAFAGINTSTEFLAKVIADRLAERVHAGALGEGARGLTGIAVTLHESHVAWASYERSL
- the ribA gene encoding GTP cyclohydrolase II; this encodes MDEAISREDVAESDLMTRRGKFRAVAFRDGHEHMALVYGTPTAHDNVLVRVHSECMTGDIFGAMRCECGDQLDAALDRIVSEGSGVFVYLRGHEGRGIGLLAKVRTHVLQDEQGLDTLDSATTLGFPIDTRDYRPAAKILKHLRVRSVRLMSNNPDKIRALEANGIAVVERVPLLAPATDHNVGYLTAKRDRLGHDLPQVDTFSSGYSYNRT
- a CDS encoding class I SAM-dependent methyltransferase, coding for MSFAPEWLALREKADADARAEDLLVPLRESLVNRNPLLVRDIGCGTGSMGRWLSRRLDGGQHWVLHDRDPRLLAVAGATVTGPGVTVETREGDLTALRAEDLEGTSLLTASALLDLLTADEVDTLAAACVDAGCPALLTLSVAGRVELDPPEPLDAEFAEAFNDHQRREVDGRRLLGPDAVAATVESFERRGAVVWTRPSPWRLGPDQAALAGEWLRGWVDAACEQRPALAEEAPAYLRRRLAGGVRVVVGHVDLLALPRSA
- a CDS encoding lysylphosphatidylglycerol synthase transmembrane domain-containing protein, with the translated sequence MGQRRSILAGVGVIRRFWPWLRLLLALAILTALLVRLGAGAFVDGLRAIDFGSLVAAVGIGVVTTVCAAARWCVVARRLGLPLSLGTAVSDYYRALLLNAVLPAGVLGDVHRAVSHGQRAGDLGRGVRAVVFERFAGQAVLVAIAIAVLVDQPMNLSLDRAAVITLLAVLIAVAGVVVFWRKRAATVWADARAGLLSRRAFPPVVVLSATAVAGHLALLLVAARAAGTDAPVARLLPLFVVALLVMALPINVGGWGPREAFLAAAFGAAGLGAAQGLTTAVVYGVLALVASLPGALFLFLKNREVVRERGHQPGEQVLALAG
- a CDS encoding glycosyltransferase family 4 protein, with protein sequence MNAVHVVLPGGVDDPATPSGGNVYDRRVCRGLVALGVAVHEVAVPGAWPSPDTAARAELAGALAAIADGSVVLLDGLVACGVPEVVVPHAGRLRLVVLVHLPLADETGLSPELASALDAAERQTLRAARAVVTTSPWATRRLVEHHGLTAVHTVTPGTDPAPTAPGTEAGTRLLCVASVTPRKGHDLLVEALAAVADLPWTCVCVGPLGDPGYVEDLRLLIERHHLADRVTLDGPRSGGSLDRAYASADLLVLASRAETYGMVVAEALARGIPVLATAVSGVPDTLGQAPAGGTPGLLVPPGDTDALAAALRRWLADPDLRRDLRRSARARGEALRSWDDCAQDLAGVLARLGG